Proteins encoded by one window of Chondromyces crocatus:
- the lysS gene encoding lysine--tRNA ligase: protein MSREGGGKPGNEAEAHAAEAALIAARKAKAARVRERGENPFANDVTTGEKLVDLAAVRARFESVRGEGGRYDATLVEAVPFRVAGRILFLRSFGGVVFIRLRDRTGELQLYCEQGTLDGWDRLDDLDLGDLVEAHGKAMATNKGELSIRAEAIRMLTKAYRPLPTKTSFKDVESRYRMRYVDLVANPPVASVFRARTAIVSGLREFFDERDFLEVETPTMHSIIGGAAARPFLTHHNALDMQLFMRIAPELYLKRLLVGGFERVYEIARCYRNEGLSTRHNPEFSMLEFYQAYATYETLMDLTEAMLRHVDAKLAHKMPAEHAAWAASRTWSFERFVRIPMSEALARAAEAAGLPVDVTQRVTADDAPIKEWAKASKAKGREIDWANFRSGAKKCETPGERMFCAYEYLAEPFLTRDYRNPDGTKSAPVFIIDYPFEVSPLARKKDAEPSLVDRFELFIDGRELCNAFSELNDPEDQDARFRAQVEKKARGAEETMDYDADYIRALEHGMPPAAGFGMGVDRLVMLLTGSSSIRDVILFPLLRPEAIGAAP from the coding sequence GTGAGTCGTGAGGGAGGCGGAAAGCCGGGTAACGAGGCCGAGGCGCATGCCGCCGAGGCTGCACTGATCGCTGCCCGGAAGGCCAAGGCCGCGCGGGTGCGCGAGCGGGGGGAGAACCCGTTCGCGAACGACGTCACCACCGGCGAGAAGCTGGTGGATCTCGCCGCCGTGCGGGCGCGCTTCGAGAGCGTCCGCGGCGAGGGGGGACGATACGATGCGACCTTGGTGGAGGCCGTCCCGTTCCGGGTCGCAGGGAGAATCCTCTTCCTGCGGTCCTTCGGCGGGGTGGTCTTCATCCGCCTCCGAGACCGGACGGGTGAGCTTCAGCTCTACTGCGAGCAGGGGACCCTGGACGGGTGGGATCGGCTGGATGATCTCGACCTGGGAGACCTGGTCGAGGCGCACGGCAAGGCGATGGCGACCAACAAGGGGGAGCTCTCGATCCGTGCCGAGGCGATCCGGATGCTGACGAAGGCATACCGGCCGCTCCCCACGAAGACGAGCTTCAAGGACGTCGAGTCCCGCTACCGCATGCGGTACGTGGATCTCGTCGCCAATCCGCCGGTGGCCTCGGTGTTCCGTGCCCGGACCGCCATCGTCTCAGGGCTCCGGGAGTTCTTCGACGAGCGGGACTTCCTGGAGGTAGAGACGCCGACGATGCACTCGATCATCGGGGGGGCGGCGGCTCGCCCCTTCCTGACGCATCACAACGCGCTCGATATGCAGCTTTTCATGCGCATCGCGCCGGAGCTGTACCTGAAGCGTCTGCTGGTGGGCGGCTTCGAGCGGGTGTACGAGATTGCGCGTTGCTATCGCAACGAGGGGCTGTCGACGCGGCACAACCCCGAATTCTCGATGCTGGAGTTCTACCAGGCATACGCCACGTACGAGACCTTGATGGATCTCACGGAGGCGATGCTGCGGCACGTGGACGCCAAGCTTGCTCACAAGATGCCAGCGGAGCACGCTGCATGGGCGGCGTCGCGGACGTGGTCCTTCGAGCGGTTCGTGCGCATTCCCATGTCGGAGGCGCTCGCGCGAGCGGCAGAGGCGGCGGGGCTGCCCGTCGACGTGACCCAGCGGGTGACGGCGGACGACGCTCCGATCAAGGAGTGGGCGAAGGCCTCCAAGGCGAAAGGGCGCGAGATCGACTGGGCGAATTTTAGGTCCGGCGCCAAGAAGTGCGAGACGCCAGGAGAGCGCATGTTCTGCGCGTACGAGTATCTGGCCGAGCCGTTCCTCACCCGGGACTACCGGAACCCCGACGGCACCAAGAGCGCGCCCGTGTTCATCATCGACTATCCGTTCGAGGTGTCGCCGCTGGCGAGGAAGAAGGACGCTGAGCCTTCCCTCGTCGATCGGTTCGAGCTGTTCATCGATGGTCGCGAGCTCTGCAACGCATTCAGCGAGCTCAACGATCCAGAGGACCAGGATGCGCGTTTCCGCGCCCAGGTCGAGAAAAAGGCGCGTGGGGCGGAAGAGACGATGGATTACGACGCGGACTACATCCGCGCGCTGGAGCACGGCATGCCGCCCGCCGCTGGCTTTGGTATGGGTGTCGATCGGCTGGTCATGCTCCTCACGGGTTCGTCGTCGATCAGGGACGTGATCCTCTTTCCCCTCCTGAGGCCCGAAGCGATTGGCGCCGCTCCCTAA